The following are encoded in a window of Poecile atricapillus isolate bPoeAtr1 chromosome 3, bPoeAtr1.hap1, whole genome shotgun sequence genomic DNA:
- the FUT9 gene encoding 4-galactosyl-N-acetylglucosaminide 3-alpha-L-fucosyltransferase 9 isoform X2 has product MTSTSKGIFRPFFIIFIILGCFMAFILIYIKPTNSWISGPIESASSVLKMKNFFSSKTDNLNETTVLIWVWPFGQTFDLTSCQTMFNIPGCHLTIDRSLYNRSHAVLIHHRDISWDLANLPQQARPPFQKWIWMNLESPTHTPQKSGIEHLFNLTLTYRRDSDIQVPYGFMMVGTSSFTFEVPSKENLVCWVVSNWNPEHARVKYYNELSKYIEIHTYGQAFGDYVNDKNLIPTISSCKFYLSFENSIHKDYITEKLYNALLAGSVPVVLGPSRENYENYIPADSFIHVEDFLSPRELAEYLLMLDKNNKMYLSYFNWKKDFSVHLPRFWESHACLACDHVKRHQEYKSIGNLEKWFWN; this is encoded by the coding sequence ATGACATCGACATCTAAAGGAATTTTCCGGccattttttattatcttcaTTATCCTTGGTTGTTTCATGgcatttatattaatttatatcaAACCAACAAATAGCTGGATTTCTGGTCCTATAGAATCAGCCAGTTCAGTCTTGAAAATGAAGaacttcttttcttccaaaactGATAATCTCAATGAAACTACTGTTTTGATCTGGGTGTGGCCATTTGGTCAGACATTCGATCTAACATCCTGCCAAACCATGTTCAATATCCCTGGGTGCCATCTGACTATTGACCGCTCGCTATATAACAGATCCCATGCTGTTCTCATTCATCACAGAGACATTAGCTGGGATCTGGCTAATTTACCTCAGCAAGCCAGGCCACCATTCCAGAAGTGGATTTGGATGAACTTGGAGTCTCCAACTCACACTCCACAAAAGAGTGGCATTGAACACCTTTTTAACCTGACCCTGACTTACCGGCGTGACTCAGACATCCAGGTGCCTTACGGCTTCATGATGGTTGGTACGAGTTCCTTCACGTTTGAAGTACCAAGTAAGGAGAACTTGGTCTGTTGGGTTGTGAGTAACTGGAACCCCGAGCACGCTCGAGTCAAGTATTACAACGAGCTTAGCAAATACATTGAAATCCACACCTACGGACAAGCCTTCGGAGACTACGTCAATGATAAAAACTTGATTCCAACCATCTCCTCGTGCAAATTCTacctttcctttgaaaattcAATCCACAAAGATTACATTACTGAGAAACTTTACAATGCTCTTCTGGCTGGATCAGTACCAGTTGTACTGGGCCCTTCCAGAGAAAACTATGAGAATTACATTCCAGCAGACTCTTTCATACATGTGGAAGATTTTCTCTCCCCCAGAGAGCTGGCAGAATATCTTCTGATGCTTGACAAAAATAACAAGATGTACCTTAGTTATTTCAACTGGAAGAAGGATTTTTCAGTGCATCTTCCTAGGTTCTGGGAATCACATGCATGTCTTGCTTGTGATCATGTGAAAAGACACCAGGAATACAAGTCCATTggaaatttagaaaaatggttttggaattaa
- the FUT9 gene encoding 4-galactosyl-N-acetylglucosaminide 3-alpha-L-fucosyltransferase 9 isoform X1, translating into MKLLYSRMHHRWKILSPQPQCSEQIMTSTSKGIFRPFFIIFIILGCFMAFILIYIKPTNSWISGPIESASSVLKMKNFFSSKTDNLNETTVLIWVWPFGQTFDLTSCQTMFNIPGCHLTIDRSLYNRSHAVLIHHRDISWDLANLPQQARPPFQKWIWMNLESPTHTPQKSGIEHLFNLTLTYRRDSDIQVPYGFMMVGTSSFTFEVPSKENLVCWVVSNWNPEHARVKYYNELSKYIEIHTYGQAFGDYVNDKNLIPTISSCKFYLSFENSIHKDYITEKLYNALLAGSVPVVLGPSRENYENYIPADSFIHVEDFLSPRELAEYLLMLDKNNKMYLSYFNWKKDFSVHLPRFWESHACLACDHVKRHQEYKSIGNLEKWFWN; encoded by the coding sequence agcaAATTATGACATCGACATCTAAAGGAATTTTCCGGccattttttattatcttcaTTATCCTTGGTTGTTTCATGgcatttatattaatttatatcaAACCAACAAATAGCTGGATTTCTGGTCCTATAGAATCAGCCAGTTCAGTCTTGAAAATGAAGaacttcttttcttccaaaactGATAATCTCAATGAAACTACTGTTTTGATCTGGGTGTGGCCATTTGGTCAGACATTCGATCTAACATCCTGCCAAACCATGTTCAATATCCCTGGGTGCCATCTGACTATTGACCGCTCGCTATATAACAGATCCCATGCTGTTCTCATTCATCACAGAGACATTAGCTGGGATCTGGCTAATTTACCTCAGCAAGCCAGGCCACCATTCCAGAAGTGGATTTGGATGAACTTGGAGTCTCCAACTCACACTCCACAAAAGAGTGGCATTGAACACCTTTTTAACCTGACCCTGACTTACCGGCGTGACTCAGACATCCAGGTGCCTTACGGCTTCATGATGGTTGGTACGAGTTCCTTCACGTTTGAAGTACCAAGTAAGGAGAACTTGGTCTGTTGGGTTGTGAGTAACTGGAACCCCGAGCACGCTCGAGTCAAGTATTACAACGAGCTTAGCAAATACATTGAAATCCACACCTACGGACAAGCCTTCGGAGACTACGTCAATGATAAAAACTTGATTCCAACCATCTCCTCGTGCAAATTCTacctttcctttgaaaattcAATCCACAAAGATTACATTACTGAGAAACTTTACAATGCTCTTCTGGCTGGATCAGTACCAGTTGTACTGGGCCCTTCCAGAGAAAACTATGAGAATTACATTCCAGCAGACTCTTTCATACATGTGGAAGATTTTCTCTCCCCCAGAGAGCTGGCAGAATATCTTCTGATGCTTGACAAAAATAACAAGATGTACCTTAGTTATTTCAACTGGAAGAAGGATTTTTCAGTGCATCTTCCTAGGTTCTGGGAATCACATGCATGTCTTGCTTGTGATCATGTGAAAAGACACCAGGAATACAAGTCCATTggaaatttagaaaaatggttttggaattaa